In the Prosthecomicrobium sp. N25 genome, one interval contains:
- a CDS encoding NAD-dependent epimerase/dehydratase family protein, which translates to MSGVKSVLVTGAAGNLGQKLIAHLLGTGWCERVVGVDVAEGEAGHGDPRVSYRVADLADAEDPGWRRAVADVDALVHFAAANPSPDASWEESVVSYDMTANLVAAALAGPVKRFVFATSNHVMGQYKDPPRADRIGPGRLTTDLEPGPGTTWFDGTRTRQGTAYAVSKLMGERLLTSAAAVSGGRLTAVSLRIGWCQPGENRPETISATGLPADQSPAPDYPEAQRDLAWFRGMWLSNRDFLQVVEKALRAEAGAWPAPGIVVNAMSDNAGMVWDLGATRRLLGYTPQDDLYRSLSAGP; encoded by the coding sequence ATGAGCGGCGTCAAGTCGGTTCTGGTGACCGGGGCGGCGGGGAACCTCGGACAGAAGCTGATCGCCCACCTCCTCGGCACCGGCTGGTGCGAGCGGGTGGTCGGCGTCGACGTGGCCGAGGGCGAGGCCGGCCACGGCGATCCCCGGGTCTCCTACCGCGTCGCGGACCTCGCCGACGCCGAAGACCCCGGCTGGCGTAGGGCGGTCGCGGACGTCGATGCGCTCGTCCATTTCGCCGCCGCCAACCCCTCGCCGGACGCCTCCTGGGAGGAGTCCGTCGTCTCCTACGACATGACCGCCAACCTCGTCGCCGCGGCGCTCGCCGGGCCCGTGAAGCGCTTCGTCTTCGCCACCTCCAACCACGTGATGGGCCAGTACAAGGACCCGCCGCGCGCCGACCGCATCGGCCCCGGCCGGCTCACCACGGACCTGGAGCCGGGGCCGGGCACCACCTGGTTCGACGGCACGCGCACCCGCCAGGGCACGGCCTATGCGGTCTCCAAGCTCATGGGCGAGCGCCTGCTGACCTCGGCCGCGGCGGTCTCGGGCGGCCGGCTGACCGCCGTCAGCCTGCGCATCGGCTGGTGCCAGCCCGGCGAGAACCGCCCCGAGACGATCAGCGCGACCGGACTGCCCGCCGACCAGTCGCCCGCGCCGGACTACCCCGAGGCGCAGCGCGACCTCGCCTGGTTCCGCGGCATGTGGCTGTCGAACCGCGACTTCCTGCAGGTCGTCGAGAAGGCGCTCCGGGCCGAGGCGGGCGCCTGGCCGGCGCCGGGCATCGTCGTCAACGCCATGTCGGACAATGCCGGCATGGTCTGGGATCTCGGCGCCACGCGCCGCCTGCTCGGCTACACCCCGCAGGACGACCTCTACAGGAGCCTCTCGGCGGGACCCTGA
- a CDS encoding AprI/Inh family metalloprotease inhibitor — protein MMRFVGFTLSLVGVGLLAGCGRVGLGDFGGAQPQARYEPLPAAPTKPVVTQGDLQPLPPVPGEQPAAGAPVPPPGDAVAGVPPALAAPAPASAEASAERAVAVGRTDLLGGWKIASGGDNCQLFMTLTTWSGGYRATTRGCNTPQLQKISAWDLSGKQVSLKGADGSTVATLYGAGAERFSGQTAERQSVTLSR, from the coding sequence ATGATGCGATTCGTCGGGTTCACCCTCTCGCTGGTCGGCGTCGGCCTCCTCGCCGGCTGCGGCCGCGTGGGCCTGGGCGACTTCGGCGGCGCGCAGCCGCAGGCCCGCTACGAACCCCTGCCCGCCGCCCCCACCAAGCCCGTCGTGACCCAGGGCGACCTGCAGCCCCTGCCGCCCGTCCCCGGCGAGCAACCGGCCGCCGGCGCCCCCGTGCCCCCGCCCGGCGACGCCGTCGCGGGCGTGCCCCCGGCCCTGGCGGCCCCGGCGCCCGCCTCGGCCGAGGCCAGCGCCGAGCGCGCTGTCGCGGTCGGCCGTACCGACCTGCTCGGCGGGTGGAAGATCGCCTCCGGGGGCGACAACTGCCAGCTCTTCATGACGCTGACCACCTGGTCGGGCGGCTACCGTGCCACCACCCGCGGCTGCAACACCCCGCAGCTGCAGAAGATTTCCGCCTGGGACCTGTCCGGCAAGCAGGTGTCGCTCAAGGGCGCCGACGGCTCCACGGTGGCGACCCTCTACGGCGCCGGCGCCGAGCGCTTCAGCGGCCAGACCGCGGAACGCCAGTCCGTTACCCTCTCGCGCTGA
- a CDS encoding peroxidase-related enzyme (This protein belongs to a clade of uncharacterized proteins related to peroxidases such as the alkylhydroperoxidase AhpD.), which produces MAKQDRQAGLAPSDQAVDAEGRPERPIALALDPADLDDEIRAYFEKCMEKIGFVPNVLVAYAHDLAKLKAFAAMYNDLMLAPSGLSKLEREMIAVVVSSVNRCYYCLTAHGQAVRQLSGDPVLGELMVMNYRAARLAPRHVAMLDFAWKLTETPQAVIEADREALRAAGFSDRDLWDIAAVVGFFNMSNRVAIATDMRPNAAYHGRSRGAGSGEAAR; this is translated from the coding sequence ATGGCGAAGCAGGACAGGCAGGCGGGGCTCGCTCCGTCCGATCAGGCGGTCGACGCCGAGGGACGCCCGGAGCGGCCGATCGCATTGGCACTCGATCCGGCGGACCTGGACGACGAGATCCGGGCCTACTTCGAGAAGTGCATGGAGAAGATCGGCTTCGTTCCCAACGTGCTGGTCGCCTACGCGCACGACCTCGCCAAGCTCAAGGCCTTCGCAGCCATGTACAACGACCTGATGCTGGCGCCCTCCGGCCTCTCCAAGCTCGAACGCGAGATGATCGCGGTCGTCGTCTCGAGCGTGAACCGCTGCTACTACTGCCTGACCGCCCATGGCCAGGCGGTCCGCCAGCTCTCGGGCGACCCGGTGCTCGGCGAACTCATGGTGATGAACTACCGCGCCGCGCGGCTCGCCCCGCGCCACGTCGCCATGCTGGACTTCGCCTGGAAGCTGACCGAGACGCCGCAGGCCGTCATCGAGGCCGACCGAGAGGCCCTGCGCGCCGCCGGTTTCTCGGACCGCGACCTCTGGGACATCGCCGCCGTGGTGGGCTTCTTCAACATGTCGAACCGGGTCGCCATCGCGACCGACATGCGCCCGAACGCGGCGTATCACGGCCGCTCGCGCGGGGCCGGCTCCGGGGAGGCGGCCCGATGA
- a CDS encoding NAD-glutamate dehydrogenase, with protein sequence MRQAREERKAERLEDLFARLGAETDLRRFAEALLSRAPAEDLAPYAPGDLAAVVGEAWERLQTRRLGRPRVHVADAPAGEGALESVTIVEVLNDNMPFLVDSVMGELTESGLTVRLVLHPILTVRRDASGTLLALAGTGPAHDGESRESLIHIHVGRIAAEGERAGLARRLEATLADVRAAVADWRSMIARIDRLIADFRTNPPPLPLDEADEAVQFLQWLRDDNFTFLGLREYVYRDAEGGRLERGGEPGLGILRNPELRVLRRGSEAVNDSAEMKDFLKSTRALVVTKANIRSRVHRRVHTDHVGVKLYDAEGRLSGELRIIGLFTSTAYTRSTRTIPYVRQKVDRTVAQAGFDPTSHSGKALLNVLESYPRDELFQIDDRTLYDFALQILALDEHPRVRVLARRDTFDRFVSVLVYVPRDRYSTEVRIRIGEHLEKAFSGRVAAWQPAFPEGSLARVHFIVGRYAGRTPSVTQDELETAVTGIVRTWTDALQSAIGATPGGGEELFPRYRGAFGAAYREAYPAATALADIRILERLQDGRRIAIDVFRRSGDPAERAALKLYSLGEPVPLSDRVPVLENMGLRVIDERTYRIAPEGRPEVHLHDMTLERAGGGEVPLADGADRRLEALFMAVWYGAVENDGFNALGLSAGLGFRDIALIRAYARYLRQIGIPYALDYMAGALVREPTTAARLSALFEARFDPHAGGDRAAREAAIAAEIETALDAVSSLDDDTIIRRLLNAIRSTLRTNAFRIAPDGRPPETFALKLDSRAVTAMPDPKPFREIWVYGPRVEGIHMRFGKVARGGLRWSDRPQDFRTEVLGLVKAQQVKNAVIVPAGAKGGFVPKRLKPHMARDAWLAEGTEAYRVFVSTLLSVTDNLSPAGEVLPPDLVVRHEGDDPYLVVAADKGTATFSDTANAIALEQGFWLGDAFASGGSAGYDHKKMAITARGAFEAVKRHFREMDRNILAEPFTVAGVGDMSGDVFGNGMLLARTTRLVAAFDHRDIFIDPDPDPETSWAERKRLFDLPRSSWADYDPAKLSRGGGVHSRSLKAIELSAEARALLGLAEERPTPQAVMRAILKLDVDLLWFGGIGTYVRAASETDAAVGDRANDPIRVTAEELRAKVIGEGANLGVTQAGRIAYARRGGRCNSDAIDNSGGVNSSDQEVNIKIALGQAVRSGRLDLPDRNALLAAMTDEVAGLVLANNESQTLSISLTARRGLEDFGYQRRLMQSLEKAGQLNRAVEGLPDDAELARREKAREPLTRPEIGVLLAYAKMTLKEALIESGVPDDGFLASELAAYFPSRMRADFADEIRAHRLRREIVTTRLANAMIDQGGATLVTRISDQTGADAPAVARAFLAARVAFALDGLDQAVGLLDNRVRGALQLDLYGAAQDLLLGAMVWFLRNVDLGAGVGAVAERFRPGIEALAPQLPALLPKPLAETARRRSDALAGEGVPEDLARRVGHLAAEAAIPDIVLVSERARIGLEPAAAAYFGVAGRFRIGRLLEQSRAIPIVDYYEALALDRARGQLADAHRSIAVMAMGDGQGLDGWLAHRTAEVERTLAAVEEITGAETPTVSRFAVAAGLVADLAKA encoded by the coding sequence ATGCGACAGGCACGCGAGGAGCGGAAGGCGGAGCGGCTCGAGGATCTCTTCGCGAGGCTCGGCGCGGAGACGGACTTGCGCCGCTTTGCGGAGGCGCTGCTCTCGCGGGCGCCCGCCGAGGACCTCGCGCCCTACGCGCCGGGCGATCTCGCGGCGGTGGTCGGCGAGGCCTGGGAGCGGCTGCAGACCCGGCGGCTCGGCCGGCCGCGCGTCCACGTCGCGGACGCGCCGGCCGGGGAGGGCGCGCTCGAGAGTGTGACCATCGTCGAAGTCCTCAACGACAACATGCCCTTCCTGGTCGACTCCGTGATGGGCGAGCTGACCGAGTCCGGGCTCACGGTGCGGCTCGTGCTGCACCCCATCCTGACGGTCCGCCGCGACGCGTCCGGCACCCTCCTGGCGCTGGCCGGGACGGGACCGGCCCATGACGGCGAGAGCCGGGAAAGCCTCATCCACATCCATGTCGGCCGGATCGCCGCGGAGGGCGAGCGCGCCGGCCTCGCCCGGCGGCTGGAGGCGACGCTCGCGGACGTGCGGGCGGCCGTCGCCGATTGGCGAAGCATGATCGCGCGGATCGACCGCCTGATCGCCGATTTCCGGACGAACCCGCCGCCGCTGCCGCTCGACGAGGCCGACGAGGCCGTGCAGTTCCTGCAATGGCTTCGGGACGACAACTTCACGTTCCTCGGCCTGCGCGAGTATGTGTACCGGGATGCGGAGGGCGGCCGGCTCGAGCGCGGCGGCGAGCCCGGCCTCGGCATCCTGCGCAATCCGGAGCTTCGGGTGCTGCGGCGCGGCTCGGAGGCGGTCAACGACTCCGCCGAGATGAAGGACTTCCTGAAGTCCACCCGGGCGCTGGTCGTGACCAAGGCCAACATCCGCTCGCGCGTGCACCGGCGGGTCCACACCGACCACGTCGGCGTCAAGCTCTACGATGCCGAGGGGCGGCTCTCCGGCGAGCTCCGCATCATCGGCCTGTTCACCTCGACGGCCTACACGCGCTCCACGCGGACCATTCCATACGTGCGCCAGAAGGTCGACCGCACGGTCGCGCAGGCCGGGTTCGACCCGACGAGCCATTCCGGCAAGGCGCTGCTGAACGTGCTGGAGAGCTATCCCCGCGACGAGCTGTTCCAGATCGACGACCGCACCCTCTACGATTTCGCCCTTCAGATCCTGGCGCTCGACGAGCATCCGCGAGTGCGCGTGCTGGCCCGGCGCGACACCTTCGACCGGTTCGTCTCGGTGCTCGTCTACGTGCCGCGCGACCGCTACTCCACCGAGGTGCGCATCCGCATCGGCGAGCATCTGGAGAAGGCCTTCTCGGGACGGGTCGCGGCCTGGCAGCCGGCCTTCCCGGAGGGCTCGCTGGCGCGCGTGCACTTCATCGTCGGCCGCTACGCCGGGCGCACGCCGTCGGTCACCCAGGACGAGCTCGAGACGGCCGTCACCGGCATCGTGCGGACGTGGACGGACGCCCTGCAGTCGGCGATCGGGGCGACGCCGGGCGGCGGCGAGGAGCTCTTCCCGCGCTACCGGGGGGCCTTCGGGGCCGCGTACCGGGAGGCCTACCCGGCCGCGACCGCGCTCGCCGACATCCGTATCCTGGAGCGCCTGCAGGACGGGCGGCGGATCGCCATCGACGTCTTCCGGCGCTCCGGCGACCCTGCGGAGCGGGCGGCGCTCAAGCTTTACAGCCTCGGCGAGCCGGTGCCGTTGTCCGACCGGGTGCCGGTCCTGGAAAACATGGGGCTGCGCGTCATCGACGAGCGCACCTACCGGATCGCGCCTGAGGGCCGGCCGGAGGTGCACCTGCACGACATGACGCTGGAGCGGGCCGGCGGCGGCGAGGTGCCGCTGGCGGACGGGGCCGACCGGCGCCTCGAGGCGTTGTTCATGGCCGTCTGGTACGGGGCGGTCGAGAACGACGGCTTCAACGCGCTCGGCCTCTCGGCCGGGCTCGGCTTCCGCGACATCGCCCTCATCCGCGCCTACGCGCGCTACCTGCGCCAGATCGGCATCCCGTATGCGCTCGACTACATGGCGGGCGCGCTCGTCCGGGAGCCGACCACGGCGGCGCGGCTTTCGGCTCTGTTCGAGGCGCGCTTCGACCCGCATGCGGGCGGCGACCGGGCGGCCCGGGAGGCGGCGATCGCGGCCGAGATCGAGACGGCCCTCGACGCCGTGTCGAGCCTCGACGACGACACCATCATCCGCCGGCTGCTGAACGCCATCCGGTCCACCCTGCGCACCAATGCGTTCCGGATCGCGCCGGACGGCCGCCCGCCCGAGACCTTCGCGCTGAAGCTCGACAGCCGTGCCGTCACGGCGATGCCGGACCCGAAGCCCTTCCGCGAGATCTGGGTCTACGGGCCCCGGGTCGAGGGCATCCACATGCGCTTCGGCAAGGTGGCGCGTGGGGGCCTGCGCTGGTCCGACCGGCCGCAGGACTTCCGCACCGAGGTGCTCGGGCTCGTGAAGGCACAGCAGGTCAAGAACGCCGTCATCGTGCCGGCCGGCGCCAAGGGGGGCTTCGTGCCGAAGCGGCTGAAGCCGCACATGGCGCGGGACGCCTGGCTGGCGGAGGGGACGGAGGCCTACCGGGTGTTCGTCTCGACGCTTTTGTCGGTGACCGACAACCTGTCGCCCGCCGGCGAGGTCCTGCCGCCCGACCTGGTGGTCCGCCACGAGGGGGACGACCCCTACCTGGTGGTGGCGGCCGACAAGGGCACGGCGACCTTCTCGGACACCGCCAACGCGATCGCGCTCGAGCAGGGCTTCTGGCTCGGCGACGCCTTCGCGTCCGGCGGATCGGCGGGCTACGACCACAAGAAGATGGCGATCACGGCGCGCGGCGCCTTCGAGGCGGTCAAGCGGCACTTCCGGGAGATGGACCGGAACATCCTCGCCGAGCCCTTCACGGTGGCGGGGGTCGGCGACATGTCGGGCGACGTGTTCGGCAACGGCATGCTGCTCGCGCGGACCACCCGCCTCGTGGCGGCGTTCGACCACCGGGACATCTTCATCGACCCGGATCCCGATCCGGAGACGAGCTGGGCGGAGCGCAAGCGGCTGTTCGACCTGCCGCGTTCGAGCTGGGCGGACTACGACCCGGCCAAGCTCTCGCGCGGCGGCGGGGTGCATTCGCGCAGCCTGAAGGCCATCGAGCTCTCCGCGGAGGCGCGGGCGCTGCTCGGCCTCGCCGAGGAGCGGCCGACCCCGCAGGCGGTCATGCGCGCCATTCTGAAGCTCGACGTCGACCTGCTCTGGTTCGGCGGCATCGGCACCTACGTGCGGGCCGCGTCCGAAACCGACGCGGCGGTCGGCGACCGCGCGAACGACCCGATCCGGGTCACGGCCGAGGAGCTGCGCGCCAAGGTGATCGGCGAGGGGGCCAACCTCGGCGTCACGCAGGCGGGCCGGATCGCCTATGCGCGGCGCGGCGGGCGTTGCAATTCGGACGCCATCGACAACTCGGGCGGCGTCAACTCCTCCGACCAGGAGGTCAACATCAAGATCGCGCTCGGCCAGGCGGTCCGCTCGGGCCGGCTCGACCTGCCGGACCGCAACGCGCTGCTCGCCGCCATGACGGACGAGGTGGCCGGGCTGGTGCTCGCCAACAACGAGAGCCAGACGCTCTCGATCAGCCTCACGGCCCGGCGCGGCCTGGAGGACTTCGGCTACCAGCGCCGGCTCATGCAGTCGCTCGAGAAGGCCGGGCAGCTCAACCGCGCCGTGGAGGGACTGCCGGACGACGCCGAACTCGCCCGGCGCGAGAAGGCGCGGGAGCCGCTCACCCGGCCGGAGATCGGCGTCCTCCTCGCCTACGCGAAGATGACCCTCAAGGAGGCGCTGATCGAGAGCGGCGTGCCGGACGACGGCTTCCTGGCCTCCGAACTGGCGGCCTACTTCCCGAGCCGGATGCGGGCCGACTTCGCCGACGAGATCCGGGCGCACCGGCTCCGGCGCGAGATCGTCACCACGCGGCTCGCCAATGCGATGATCGATCAGGGCGGGGCGACGCTGGTGACGCGGATCTCCGACCAGACCGGCGCCGACGCGCCGGCCGTGGCGCGCGCGTTCCTGGCGGCCCGGGTCGCCTTCGCGCTCGACGGGCTCGACCAGGCGGTCGGGCTCCTCGACAACCGCGTCCGCGGCGCCCTGCAGCTCGATCTCTACGGGGCCGCGCAGGACCTCCTGCTCGGCGCCATGGTCTGGTTCCTGCGCAACGTCGACCTCGGGGCCGGCGTCGGCGCCGTCGCCGAACGGTTCCGGCCAGGGATCGAGGCCCTCGCGCCGCAACTGCCCGCCCTGCTGCCGAAGCCGCTGGCGGAGACGGCGCGGCGGCGCAGCGACGCGCTGGCCGGGGAGGGCGTGCCGGAGGACCTCGCCCGCCGGGTCGGCCACCTCGCGGCCGAGGCCGCCATCCCGGACATCGTGCTGGTCTCCGAGCGGGCCCGGATCGGCCTGGAGCCGGCCGCGGCGGCCTATTTCGGGGTGGCCGGGCGGTTCCGGATCGGCCGGCTCCTGGAGCAGTCGCGGGCGATCCCGATCGTCGACTACTACGAGGCGCTCGCCCTGGACCGCGCCCGCGGGCAGCTCGCCGACGCGCACCGGTCGATCGCCGTGATGGCCATGGGGGACGGGCAGGGCCTCGACGGCTGGCTCGCGCACCGGACGGCAGAGGTGGAGCGGACGCTCGCGGCCGTGGAGGAGATCACGGGGGCGGAAACGCCGACCGTCTCCCGCTTCGCGGTCGCCGCAGGCCTCGTCGCAGACCTGGCGAAAGCGTGA
- a CDS encoding tetratricopeptide repeat protein — translation MVRQEKSGMQLTGAGDTGFGHYCKALGELRLFAGDPVASVDAALAEDPDFVMAHVLRAYLMLLGTEPAGVPEARASLSRALKVPMTERERAHVLAAGHYANGRLGAASRVLEDIAIENPHDLLALQVGHQLDYFTGSARMLRDRIARALPAWSEDRPGYHAMLSMQAFGLEEMGQYAEAERAGRRSVELEPRDGWGQHAVAHVLEMQGRQQEGIGWMRRDTEAWSKDSFLAIHNWWHLALYHLELGDIGEVLALYNGPIRGDRTALAMTMIDASALLWRLTLAGHDVGDRWNALADDWSPLADAGNYAFNDVHAMMAFMAAGRVDLAERVLEAQDRAVRRVDDNALFTREVGSPVTRAVKAFAEGDYAETIALMRPVRNIAYRFGGSHAQRDVLDQTLVEAAIRSGRSDLAAALAAERLAARPESPLARLMATRAARGLAA, via the coding sequence ATGGTACGGCAAGAAAAGTCCGGCATGCAGCTCACGGGTGCCGGCGACACCGGCTTCGGCCACTACTGCAAGGCACTCGGCGAACTGCGACTCTTTGCCGGCGATCCGGTGGCCAGCGTCGACGCGGCCCTCGCCGAGGACCCCGACTTCGTGATGGCGCATGTGCTGCGCGCCTACCTGATGCTGCTCGGCACGGAGCCGGCTGGGGTCCCCGAGGCGCGCGCCTCGCTGTCCCGCGCCCTGAAGGTACCGATGACCGAGCGCGAGCGCGCCCATGTCCTGGCCGCCGGCCACTACGCCAATGGACGGCTCGGCGCCGCCTCGCGGGTGCTGGAGGACATCGCCATCGAGAACCCGCACGACCTCCTGGCCCTGCAGGTCGGCCATCAGCTCGACTATTTCACCGGCTCGGCACGCATGCTGCGCGACCGCATCGCCCGGGCCCTGCCGGCCTGGTCGGAGGACCGGCCCGGCTACCACGCCATGCTCTCGATGCAGGCCTTCGGTCTGGAGGAGATGGGCCAGTACGCCGAGGCCGAACGCGCCGGCCGCCGGAGCGTCGAGCTGGAGCCGCGCGACGGCTGGGGCCAGCACGCGGTCGCACACGTGCTGGAGATGCAAGGCCGCCAGCAGGAGGGGATCGGCTGGATGCGCCGGGACACCGAGGCCTGGTCGAAGGACAGCTTCCTGGCGATCCACAACTGGTGGCACCTCGCCCTCTACCACCTGGAACTCGGCGACATCGGCGAGGTTCTCGCCCTCTACAACGGCCCGATCCGGGGCGACCGGACGGCGCTCGCCATGACGATGATCGACGCCTCCGCGCTGCTCTGGCGCCTCACCCTGGCCGGCCACGACGTCGGCGACCGCTGGAACGCATTGGCGGACGACTGGTCGCCCCTCGCAGACGCCGGCAACTACGCCTTCAACGACGTCCACGCCATGATGGCCTTCATGGCTGCGGGCCGGGTCGACCTCGCCGAGCGGGTCCTGGAAGCCCAGGACCGGGCCGTCCGCCGGGTCGACGACAACGCCCTCTTCACCCGCGAGGTCGGCAGCCCGGTGACCAGGGCCGTCAAGGCCTTCGCGGAGGGGGACTATGCCGAGACGATCGCCCTGATGCGCCCGGTCCGCAACATCGCCTACCGGTTCGGCGGCAGCCACGCGCAGCGCGACGTGCTCGACCAGACCCTCGTCGAGGCCGCGATCCGCTCGGGACGCTCCGACCTCGCCGCGGCGCTTGCCGCCGAACGGCTCGCCGCCAGGCCCGAAAGCCCGCTCGCCCGCCTGATGGCGACCCGCGCGGCCCGCGGCCTCGCCGCCTGA
- a CDS encoding GNAT family N-acetyltransferase produces the protein MDGTELRTIRAYELEAYLEHMMRLDGAARAQRFAAGVDDNFVLAHCLEMVVSRTVLIGAWVDGVLRGAAEIDVDHDGRVAELSVSLEKGWRGRGLGRGLLSAAVQEARRRSILRIRLDIPSGDAALLRIAATAGFVAEGGGATVTHRLDLDPAALARSEPAPAPGRWNPFRAFARRA, from the coding sequence ATGGACGGTACGGAACTGCGGACGATCAGGGCCTACGAGCTGGAAGCCTATCTGGAACACATGATGCGGCTCGACGGCGCCGCCCGCGCGCAGCGCTTCGCGGCCGGCGTCGACGACAATTTCGTGCTCGCGCACTGCCTGGAGATGGTCGTCTCGCGCACCGTCCTGATCGGCGCCTGGGTGGACGGGGTGCTGCGCGGCGCCGCGGAGATCGACGTCGATCATGACGGCCGGGTCGCCGAACTGTCCGTGTCGCTCGAGAAGGGCTGGCGCGGGCGTGGTCTCGGCCGCGGCCTGCTGAGCGCCGCCGTCCAGGAGGCGCGCCGCCGGTCGATCCTGCGGATCCGGCTCGACATCCCGTCCGGGGACGCCGCCCTTCTCCGCATCGCGGCGACCGCCGGCTTCGTGGCCGAAGGCGGCGGCGCCACCGTGACGCACCGCCTGGACCTCGATCCGGCCGCGCTGGCGCGGTCGGAGCCGGCCCCCGCGCCCGGGCGCTGGAATCCGTTCCGGGCCTTCGCGCGGCGCGCCTGA
- a CDS encoding GNAT family N-acetyltransferase: MKTKTEGSVRKLWVADLEAFRAHLLRLDPHSRHARFGMGASDDFVRRYAETSFSLDTIIHGQFDGDRIVGAGELRLLGRSRTEAEAAFSVERDRQARGVGSLLMERTLLTAQNRGIRCVYMNCLASNRQMQRLARRYGAHLEFEPGDVVGLVLPHQRTPVSVIKEAVSDSYGWATAIVDLQGRMIRTA, translated from the coding sequence ATGAAGACCAAGACCGAAGGCTCGGTCCGCAAGCTCTGGGTCGCCGACCTGGAGGCGTTCCGTGCCCACCTCCTGCGCCTCGATCCCCACAGCCGCCACGCGCGGTTCGGGATGGGCGCATCGGACGATTTCGTCCGCCGATATGCGGAGACGAGCTTCTCGCTCGACACCATCATCCACGGCCAGTTTGACGGCGATCGCATCGTCGGAGCCGGCGAACTGCGCCTGCTCGGCCGCAGCCGGACGGAGGCGGAAGCCGCCTTCAGCGTCGAGCGGGACCGGCAGGCGCGCGGGGTCGGCTCGCTCCTGATGGAGCGGACGCTGCTGACCGCGCAAAACCGCGGGATCCGCTGCGTCTACATGAACTGCCTCGCCTCCAACCGGCAGATGCAGCGGCTCGCCCGCCGCTACGGCGCCCACCTCGAATTCGAGCCGGGGGACGTGGTCGGCCTCGTGCTGCCGCACCAGCGGACGCCGGTGTCGGTCATCAAGGAGGCGGTCTCGGACAGCTACGGCTGGGCCACCGCGATCGTCGACCTGCAGGGCCGGATGATCCGGACGGCGTGA
- a CDS encoding carboxymuconolactone decarboxylase family protein, translating into MPTVRLLADDEMPPESRAVLDDIRATRRSDFVNNFWRALAHDPKTLRRTWESLKEVMGPGVLDPKVKELIYIAVSVAHGCEYCIHSHTAAARAKGVTEAELMELHAVIGMAAETNRLVTALQVPVDEVFQVR; encoded by the coding sequence ATGCCGACCGTCCGCCTCCTCGCCGACGACGAGATGCCGCCGGAGTCCCGCGCCGTCCTCGACGACATCCGGGCGACCCGCCGGTCCGACTTCGTCAACAACTTCTGGCGCGCCCTCGCGCATGACCCGAAGACCCTGCGGCGCACCTGGGAATCGCTCAAGGAGGTGATGGGCCCCGGCGTCCTCGACCCCAAGGTCAAGGAGCTGATCTACATCGCGGTCTCGGTGGCACACGGCTGCGAGTACTGCATTCACTCCCATACCGCCGCCGCGCGCGCCAAGGGCGTGACCGAGGCCGAGCTGATGGAGCTTCACGCCGTGATCGGCATGGCGGCCGAGACGAACCGGCTCGTCACCGCCCTGCAGGTGCCCGTCGACGAGGTCTTCCAGGTCCGCTGA